In Peromyscus leucopus breed LL Stock chromosome 9, UCI_PerLeu_2.1, whole genome shotgun sequence, the sequence AACTTGGGGGACAGATTTTTTTACAGCGATATTACTATATAAACATCTATTGAAGTATatataaaaagacattttaaactaGCCTAATACATATGTGGTACTCATTCAGTAGTATGCAACACAGCACATGCTGTTCCTAAAACGTATTTGCTAACATTGAAATGTGGTTCTAAGTCTGTCTGTGAGTTTCCCGTATCTATTGTACAGGTATTAGCTGAATCATTCTCTCATGGACAGACATGCATTAGTGTTTAAGTGCCATATTATTATAGGAAAAACTGGAAACTAAGGATAATAAACTGACATTTAATAGGACCTATAGATTGCTTAGGAAATATTAAACCACAGAAAGTAGCTCAAGGAGTGCTCCCAGTTGTCTTTTCAGGAGAGCACAGTTCTGCCAGGCAGACAGAAGAACCTCGATCAACAGCCGCCCCGTCAAAGCAGTCCTGGTCTGTCCCCAGAGAACTATGACAACAGTATACATTGAAAATCTCCCCATTTGTCCAAACAATCACATTTGGAATTTCTGTCTCTGCAAAACATAGTTAATTACTCAAATCGTAACTTGgagatatgaaaatataaaagctaACAGAGATTTCTGACCCTGACTGGCTCCCTTTTGTCCATTCACCCAGGCATGCACACTGACTAAAAGAATTTTCCCTTGTTAATCTCTAAGTAGTCAAGTGGTTTCTAACTGAGCAGGCTTGTTAATTCTGTCACAAAATTACTTCAGTCAACCAAAAGTGCATCTACCTTCCTCTGTTCATGCCAGTAGCTATttagttaccttttaaaaaatatggtaactgaaaaaaatgtggtaactGTCAGACTTGCAACAAGAGATGTCTGTGTCTATTAATATTCACCAGTTAATTGTTCCTATCAAAACAGTCAATAGCACCTGAATCCTATTACCCCTTTTTGTATCACTGTTTAAACAATTGACTTTTTGATACTATAACATATAAATATCATCTCCTTTGCATGATTATTTTCGCCTTTTTCCCATGAATGACATCCTCTTAATACGTGCCatcaaaaatggaaaatatacttaattataaTTCTTCTAAGATAATGCAATAGGAGATGCACTCACATGTAGAATACACTTCTATTTGTTTCCAATAAGGAAAACAGTGACCCGTGATTTGGAAACACTGAATTGAGAGAAAATTTATGATTTGTTCCATAGCCACATGCTCATATAAACCACAGGATAACAACCCATCACCATTCAGAAACTGATAAAATTGGTATTGGATTTATTTGTCCAAATTTAAAATCCTATGAATATAGAAATTATGAATTCACTGGGGAGTATTTCCAAAGGCCATTGGACCATAGAATTATGTGCAACTCTAAAGTGTGTCTTCCCACAATACACAAAATTGACCTCCATTTCTTTTGATGCCTGTACATCCTTTTGTCTTCTGGTGAGATATGCACCATTTTTGGATAACCCAGTAGTGAAGCTATCAAATACCATGAGATGACCCAACATGACACAGAACCAAATACCAGAAATATTTATCTTGCATCAATTTCTAGGTTACATCCTTGAATtgaataaaatgtaaaggaaaccaaatatgtggaagtcagtgttttgagaggagaaagggtctactttatgtttaaaatgtgtaTTGTTTATTTCACATCTGTGCCAATGACTCTTTAGGCCCTATGGAAGCAAAGGATGAACGTTAAAAGCGTTAAGTTATATCAATGTACAAAACATACTTATAAAAGAAGGATAGCACAtggaaaaaatactaaaatttggTCACATGATACTTAAGGTATCTCAGAATTATTAATGACATGTCCTAACTCACATAAATATATAGCAgagacaaaataattaaaaaacaaatgtgtcATTCTTTTAATCAGGAGTGTTTTGGTCTggtgttacttttttatttgattatttttatatttcaaattatagtaaaatgataatataacatatatatacttCCTTCCATTTCACTCTCAAAACCCTCTATATAACTCACCCCACTCTACTTCACATTCATAGCTGTTGTGCACATTCATTGTTATTTCATTAAcgaatatttttttcattttactaatCATATGGTTTTAACAAGAATTTCAGAGGTCTTAATAGcacatatatctttttttaagcGATCATGTTTTCAAACTACAAATGATATAGGTATCTGATCGTATTTCCTCATGAAAAATTACTGGCTGAGATTCAGAATGATGGAGGATGCTGAGAGCAACAAAAATATCCAGGAAAATAGAACACAGTCTTTGTAGacttgtaaacccagcacttcagagggtGAAGTCAAATATGGACCAAGGGAACTAGAAAAGCCTGAGTTGTATTATTGTTTCACTGTTTTGAGACTGTTCCAAATGCACCTCAAATATAATACCCTCAGTTCATACAGCAGAACTAAATATTCTGTTATAAAAGATCTAGAAACCACAAGGGAAAGAAGACATGGGCCTTTTTTTCTGGAATACAGCATCATGAAATGACTGTTCACAGAAAAGGTCATTTTGTGTTTTACTCAGGCAAAGTAACTCACAAAAACTTCACCCATTCCGACCTGACCACCTAGTACACGTTACACAGAAACACTGTCTTTGTCTTTCACgttctataaaataataattaggcAGAAGCTTATAATTTTGGAACTTTGAAAAACTATTCAGTTGAAGTAAGATACATAAAATATAGAGCTCAGATCTCCACCAGGGAAGACCTTAATAGTCACACACTCATAGTAGCTTTCTTCAAATCTATAGTTACAAAATCACCCTCACCATCATATCACAGTACTTTAGATTGCTTATGAAACAACTTAGTTGGACATATTTGCTGCTTTCTTTGGTCATAGGAATATGCAGAAGAGACACTGGGGACAGTCTGATGAGAATTTGAGGACTACCATCTCAACTAAGAACATAAGATCCCAGTACAGagacttaaatattttattaccatTATTATACCATCAGGCTACCCAAATTATCACAGTTCATATgattagaaagaaataataattcttgtcatctcttcttcatcctcaaTTCCCTCAGAACTTACATGACTAAACTGTGGGTCTGTGTGGCCATGATGAAAGGCTGTAGATATGGCAAACATTCCTTGCTTGTTGGCTGGTGAAGGCTCACTTGAATCCTGAAGTGAATATAATAGCAAGAGCTTCCTGATGCAGAAACAACTGTAGGAAGAGCAAACAGGGATATATAGTCCCGGATGACACAGATCAAGCTGATGACCAAGAGGGACAGGCAAACTAATTATTCTTACAAAACCTTAGAAACTCAATGCACAGAGCTGGTGATTACTCATAGTGGTTCAAAATTTTGCAATCTCTAAGGAATTCCTGCTGTTAATGGTGGAAGCAGAAGAGATGTTATCAATGCATTAAGTATGAggtcctaaatttttcattttccattttatctcAGTTTGGGCTCTCTTTAGtagttctgttgttgttgatgatgttgttgttgttttgtgttgttaaaTTCTACTGAACGTGCTCTTCTGTGTCTGCAGAAATCTATTTCTTTCTGGTGTGGGAATATGAAGACCAAGATTCAATCTCGAGATATATGCCAGAGAGATCTTTGACTCTCAGGGAATCCCACTGTTGACATTGACCTCTGTTCCTCAAAAGGTCTCTTATTGGCTTCTTGGCCCAGCAGTGCCTCCACTAACACCTAAAAGGCCctcacagaggcaggagatctctaggagttcagggccagcctcatctacaaagtgagttctgtgacagccagggctgttacagagacaaattctatttcaaaaacacaaaaagaaaaagttaaaaaaaaaattgtaatgatTTTATTTCCAAATCAGTTAACAAGCTCTATTTGAGGATGAAAATgatgagggaaaggaggaagagaagattaaaattctattttaatttgtttcactGACCATGGTTATGACAGACAAGCCTTAACAAATGTTATTCAAAATACTGGTGTGAATTAAAAGACATACTGTTTATTATATAGTATTACATTCAAGTGTACATATAATTTTCAGAGGGCACATTCCCTCTGGTAACATTTGTGATCTCCATTGATCAGGAAATTAGTGGACTAAGACCAGGATCAATACATTAAGAACAAATGCCATTGAATCATCTGTTAaattcacaattttattttacttttataaattttccACTCTAAGTACATTTCTTCATCCAAGGCTATCTCTCTAAATAGAGTAACCATACATTACCAACTAAGTCAGTCAGAGTAAACAACTGTGGACTCCAAAAAACCCCATGAGTGCATCCACGGGTTAGGCTCTCACTCTGTCTCATTCTGGAGGAAGGCAAACTCCTTCACAGGAAATCAACTGGAGACAATCCCACACAGCCACAAATCCCAATGTGTGGATTGGAAAATTATATCTTCCCAGTCCTTCACTGTTATAAATCAGAGACCAGAATATCAGGACAGCAGGTTCAAGAAAGGAGCAAAAACAAGTTTGCCGCATTAGGAGATAGTCTTGTGACCATAGTGTGAAGGGGACATGATCAGACCTTGAAGTGGGAGTGCATTCAAAGGACCTAACACCAGAGGAAGCATGGTGGGGCTGTGAAGGTAGAGAGCTTGATGTGGGAAAGGAGGAAAGTTACCTGCCTTGTACAGCATTATGTGAGTtctaaaagggaaagagaggccCCTCAGTGGCCCTCAGAAATATCCTACAGAACAAATGTTTATTACTTGAATAGTTTGTCTGGGGATAGGAAGTCCCTCGCCATTTCATTGGTCAGACACAGTGTCCATGTGTCCTAGTGCTTTCTACAGCTGTGATatatgccatgaccaaaagcaacttgggtaggaaaCAGATTATTTGATGtatacatcccaatcacagtccatcattgactGAAGCTCGTGTCAGAACTCAAACAGAAGTGGAAATTGTGGAAGAAAGCTACTTACTGCCTTATTTCTAAGCTCCTTTTCAAGTGCCTTTCTTATAATTCCAAGAACCACTTGCCCAAGGGTAGCACTGCCTgaagtgggctgtgccctcccacatcaatcatcactcaagaaaatgacacacagacacttataatGGAAGTTCTTCCTCAATGGATGTTCCTTATTCATGTTGACTCTATTTGggaaaaactaaccagcatgccaagggaaatggaagagtcaGGTACTGAGTAGGATCATGAATTTATCTTGCTATTGTAAAGAGGGGGAACTGGATTGCTCTCACctcatccacctacccacccacaccAGCCTGAGTACTCAAAGCTGGGTTGTCTTTATAGAGGACAGACTACAGGAGAGTGTAGCTTGATTTCTGGGAGATAGAGGGACAGGTAGAGGGGCTCATATCTAACATCTACCATTGATCATTGTCTCAAGCTATCCTCTGGATCAATGGGAGTGAAAATCTGAGAGAATCCTGCAAGTCTAGGATATCTAATGATGAGGCATACTGAGCTTTCCCTTTGCACATAGAAAGTCTATATATGTCTTCCTCCTGCATGGCCTGTTCAAGGTAGCCTGGTTGACAAGACTGGTTATCTGTCAATTCTAAAACAAAATCTCAGTAGACTAGCCACTTTAAATTGGCTGATGAGCAGCATTTAGGTGTTGCTCTCATTCATACTGTAAGGTGTTGTTCAATAATGTGCACCATTCGTCTCTAGAAAAGTTTCATCTCTCCAACTTCAATTTTTGTGCATTTCTAAAACAACCCATCCACCATAATACAACCTCAATGACTACcactttatcatgaaatattgTGAAGTATCATTTAGTAATAATGTGTGAGTCAATAACTGGGATTTACATTAcagtttgtgcatgtatgtgcctctgtgtgtgtgtgtgtgtgcgtgtctaaATTTATAAAGATGTCAGTGATTAGAATGCTCTGCTAAGTATCTTCCTTAAGGCAGTTTTAATATCCTTGTTCCGCAGGCTGTAGATGAAGGGATTCAACATAGGTGACCACAGTGTACATCACTGAGGCCACCACATTGCTTCCTGGAGTATGTGATGGAGAGGAGCTGAAGTACACTCCTAGTCCTGTTCCATAAAACAGGCAAACAGTGGACAAAtgagacccacaggtggagaaggtTTTGTGCTTCCCACTTGATGATGGTGATTTTATGATGGAggaaagtattttaaagtaagaaaaaattatTCTTGAAATAGGAATTAACCCAAAGAGAGTGCCTATACTGAATTTGACTATGGTATTGGTGACAGTATCAAAATAGGCCAGTTTAAGGACTTCAGAAGGGTCACAGAAGAAGTTGTAAATTTCAATAAAATCTTCACATTTGGGAGAATTGAATATTGCTACATAATGCCACTGCAAATCTGCAAAGCTAAGGAGAAAAGACCATAGAAGCAACACCCCACAGCGACTGGGATTCATAATGACCTGGTAGTACAGGGGGTGGCAGATGGCCACAAACCGGTCATATGCCATCACAGACAGAAGCATGTCATCGATACATGCAAATATTGTGAACAGTGACATCTGTTTCAGGCAGCCCACATAGGAGATGACTTGGCAGTGACTTTGGAAGTCCACAATCACCCTTGGAACTGTGACAGAGATAAAACAAATATCAACTATAGACAggttggagaggaagaagtacatgggtgtgtggagatgggagtCAGAGCTTACTGTCAGGATGATGAGCAGGGTTCCAAACAGGGCCAAGATATACATGAACAAAAATAGTCCAAAGAGGACAGTCTGGACATCTGGATCCTCCGAGAGTTGAATGAAGTGGAATTCTGGTACACATGTTGAATtttgcatgtttttatttcttgaaatctTCTGGAGGTAgtcaaaaatgtttttaacaatGGTACCAGCACGCATATTTTTTACAATTAGAGTAAAGTAATTTCAAATATTGATTATTTTCTCAAGCTAATTGTGACTTTATTAATAATTCCTCAGTTGTGGCAAATACCATACTCTAAATACTGTTTTCTTCTTAGTTCATTTGTTACTTCTTATGAAAGCCATATTGAATTCAGTAATCTACATGTTGTGAGGCCAGAATTACTGTAAACAGGTGCCCTGTAGACAcagtaaaataaagcaaacaccTTTAAGACAAAATGGATATGTTGCAGAAACTTCACTTTAGGAAAATTGTCAATGAAATCAAATGAAACCTTGAAGCACTTAAGCATACTTCTTTTTATTGCAATAGCATGGAGCAGGTTTATCTTACTTGGAATATATCTAACAGTGTGAAGTCATAGtctctaaataaaaattaatgattcCTACccagtaaaatattttcaggttCCAGTGTCTTCtataggtttcttttttctttgactttaaaaaaaaattctccattttttttgttttggtattttagtctttgttgaacatttcttaggtttttaaaatatattagtatATGTATCCCTTATTTATCTtagaatatttcaaatttttgtaaatatatcTTAGTTAAATCCACATTATCACAGAACAACTCCGTTCACAACTGTTAAGATGTCCAgtgatggaaaaaagaaaatgaaatgtcaatAAATACAGTTGAAAATTTATGCTGCCAAGTTAATTTGGGGGGAACATCTCCATAAAATCTCAGTAAAATATGTGGTATAAAAACATGATTTTCCTACGTTTAAgcaatgccatttattttttgaagtgcAGCCAGGCTGATCCAGAACTCTAATTTAAGTCCCTCCTCCTCAGACAGTAAAGTGATTTGCATGTGAGTCAGGCCTGGTGCATAGATGTCAATGTTCTTACTTCAGCTACAGAGGAAATTTCAGGGTCACTCTTTGGTCAGAGCACATGCTTAAAACATAAAAGGTTTTAAATACAGAAAGTATTAGTAATGTAAACACATGTGCAATGCCCTAATGGCTAAAGTAGATACCACTTGCTTCTCTACTAGGTCTGTTAGAGGAGATAATGTTGTTAAAGATCATTTCAGTTGTGTAGACTAGTGGGTCTCTGAAACAGTTAACAGTGTATTTTTTCCATGGCTACTTAAAGTATCACAAGATCTTGGACTTCACAGGCTAATTTAATCAGAATATGTACATGGTAAATACTAGATCATACTTACTTAAACTTGGATAAGAGTCCACTGCCTtagattatttcctggcatttaGGAAGTATTCAATTAATACTTTCTAAGCAATAATACTTTTAACAAGAAAGCCACCATTAATAAATTATAAGCATTTTTTATATTATGCATGTTAGATGTGATATTTTACAGAAGTTTgatttataataaaagaactttgaGTTCAGTGGCTCTGCATGATTTCATTGTCTAGGTCATCTATGTCAATGGCTGATAGAATCTCAGGGGACAGATTTTTTACAGCGATATTACTATATAAACATCTATTAAAGTATATATAAAGGCATTTTAAACTAACCTAATAAATATGTGATACTCATTCAGTAGTATGCAACACAGCACATGCTGTTCCTAAAACGTATTTGCTAACATTGAAATGTGGTTCTAAGTCTGTCTGTGAGTTTCCCGTATCTATTGTACAGGTATTAGCTGAATCATTCTCTCATGGACAGACATGCATTAATGTTTAAGTGCCATATTATTATAGAAAAAACTGGAACTAAGGATAATAAACTGACATTTAATAGGAACTATAGATTGTTTAGGAAATATTAAACCACAGAAAGTAGCTCAAGGAGTGCTCCCAGTTGTCTTTTCAGGAGAGCACAGTTCTGCCAGGCAGACAGAAGAACCTTGATCTACAGCCGCCCCGTCAAGCAGCCCTGGTCTGTCCCCAGAGAACTATGACAACAGTATACATTAAAAATCTCCCCATTTGTCCAATCACTTTGGAATTTCTGTCTCTGTAAAACATAGTTAATTACTCAAATCGTAACTTGGggatatgaaaatataaaagctaACAGAGATTTCTGACCCTGACTTGCTCCCTTTTGTCCATTCACCCAGGCATGCACACTGACTAAAAGAATTTTCCCTTGTTAATCTCTAAGTAGTCAAGTGGTTTCTAACTGAGCAGGCTTGTTAATTCTGTCACAAAATTACTTCAGTCATCCAAAAGTGCATCTACCTTCCTCTGTTCATGCCATTAACTATTTagtgaccttttaaaaaaaataaggtaactgaaaaaaatgtggtaactGTCAGACTTGCAACAAGAGATGTATGTGTCTATTAATATTCATCAGTTAATTGTTTCTATAAAAACAGTCAATAGCACCTGAATCCTATTACCCCTTTTTGTATCACTGTTTAAACTATTGAATTTTGATACTATAACATATAAATATCATCTGCTTTGCATGATTATTTTCGCCTTTTTCCCATGAATGACATCCTCCTAATATGTGCCATCAAAAATGGCaaaatatacttaattataaTTCTTCTAAGATAATGCAATAGGAGATGCACTCACATGTAGAATACACTTCTATTTGTTTCCAACAAGGAAAACAGTGACCCGTGATTTGGAAACACTGAATTGAGAGAAAATTTATGATTTGTTCCATAGCCACATGCTCATATAAACCACAGGATAACAACCCATCACCATTCAGAAACTGATATAATTGGCATTGGATTTATTTGTCCAAATTTAAAATCCTATGTATATAGAAAATATGAATTCACTGGGGAGTATTTCCAAAGGCCATTGGACCATAGAATTATGTGCAACTCTAAAGTGTGTCTTCCCACAATACACAAAATTGACCTTGCATTTCTTTTGATGCCTGTACATCCTTTTGTCTTCTGGTGAGAATATGCACCATTTTTGGATAACCCAGTAGTGCACCTATCAAATACCATGAGATGACCCAACATgacacaaaaccaaacaccagAAAAATTTATCTTGGATCAATTTCTAGGTTACATCCTTGAATTGAATAACATGTAAAGGGAAGTCAGTGTTTTGAGAGGAGAAAGGGTCtactttatgtttaaaatatgtattgtttATTTCACATCTGTGCCAATGACTCTTTAGGCCCtataaaaccaaaaaatgaaagttaaaagtgTTAAGTTATATCAATGTATAAAATATCCTTATATAAGGAGGACAGCACATAGAAAAAACACGAAAATTTGGTCACATGATACTTAAGGTATCTCAGAATTATTAATGACATGTCCTAACTCACATAAATATATAGCAgagacaaaataattaaaaaacaaattgtcATTCTTTTAATCAGGAGTGTTTTGGTCTggtgttacttttttatttgattatttttatatttcaaattatagtaaaatgataatataacatatatatacttCTTTCCATTTCACTCTCAAAACCCTCTATATAACTCACCCCACTCTACTTCACATTCATAGCTGTTGTGCACATTCATTGTTATTTCATTAacgtatatattttttttcattttactaatCATATGGTTTTAACAAGAAATTCAAAGGTCTTAATAGCACATATCTTTTTTAAGTGTTCATGTTTTCAAACTATAAATGATACAGGTATCTGACCACATTTCCTCATGAAAAATTACTTCAGAGCTTCAGAATGATGGAGGATGCTGGCAGCAACAAAAATATCCAGGAAAATAGAACACAGTCTTTGTAGGCCTTTAAACACAGCTCTTCAGAGGGTGAAGCCAAATATGGACCAAGGGAACTAAAAAAGCCTGAGTTAAATTACTGTTTCGATGTTTTCAGAATGTTCCAAATGCACCTCAAATATACTACCCTCAGTTCATACAGCAGAACGGAACATTCCATTATCAAGCATCTGGAAACCACACGGGAAAGAAGACATAGGCCTTTTTTTCTGGAATACAGCATCATAAAATGACTGTTCACAGAAAAGGTCATTTTGTGTTTTACTCAGGCAAAGTAACTCACACAAACTTCACCCATTTCGACCTGACCACCTACTACATGTTACACAGAAACACTGTCTTTGTCCTTCactttctataaaataataattaggcAGAAGCTTATAATTTTGGAACTTTGAAAAACTATTCAGTTGAAGTAAGATACATAAAATATAGAGCTAGATCTCCACCAGGGAAGACCTTAAGTGTCACACACTCATAGTAGCTTTCTTCAAATCTATAGTTACAAAATCACCCTCACCATCATGTCACAGTACTTTAGATTGCTTATGAAACAACTTAGTTGTACATATTTGCTGCTCTCTTTGGTCATAGGAATATGCAGAAGAGACACTGGGGATAGTCCGATGAGAATTTGAGGACTACCATCTCAACTAAGAACACGAAGTCCCAGTACAGAGACTCAAATTTTTATTACAGTTATTATACCATCAGGCTACCCAAGTTATCACAGTTCATATgattagaaagaaataataattcttgtcatctcttcttcatcctcaaTTCTCTCAGAACTTACATGACTAAACTGTGGGTCTGTGTGGCCATGATGAAAGGCACTAGATATGGCAAACCTTCCTTGCTTATTGGCTGGTGAAGGCTCACTCTTGAATTCTGAAGTGAATATAATAGCAAGAGCTTCCTGATGCAGAAACAACACTGTAGGAAGAGCAAAAAGTGATATATAGTCCCAATTACACAGACCAAGCTGAAGACCTGGAGGGACAGACAAACTAATTATTCTTACACAACCTTAGAAACTCAATGCACAGAGCTGGTGATTACTCATAGTGGTTCAAAATATTGCAGTCTCTAAGGAATTCCTGCTGTTAATGGAGGGAGCAGAAGAGATGTTATCAATTCATTAAGTATGAggtcctaaatttttcattttccattttatttctgtttgagcTCTCTTTAGTAGTTCCTTTGTTGatgatattgttgttgtttttttgtgttgttaAATTCTACTGAATGTGCCATTCTGTGTCTGCAGAAATCTATTTCTTTCTTGTGTAGCAATCTGAAGACCAAGATTCAATCTCAAGATATATGCCAGAGAGATCTTTACTCTCAGGAAAGCCCACTGTTGAGATTGACCTCTTTTCCTCAAAAGGTCTCTTATTGGCTTCTCTGCCCAGCAGTGCCTCCACTAACACCTAAAAGACCCTCACAAAGGCAGGAGATCTCTATGAGTGCAaggtcagcctcatctacaaagtgagttctgtgacaaccagggctgttacagagacaaattctatttcaaaaacacaaaaagaaaaagttaaaaaaaaaattgtaatgatTTTATTTCCAAATCAGTTAACAAGCTCTACTTGGAGATGAAAATgatgagggaaagaaggaagagaagattaaaatcctattttaatttgtttcactGACCATGGTTATGACAGACAAGCCTTCACAAATGTTATTCAAAATACAGGTGTGAATTAAAAGACACACTGTTTATTATATAGTATTACATTCAAGTGTACATAGAATTTTCAGAGGGCACATTCCCTCTGGTAACATTTGTGATCTCCAGTGATCAGGAAATTAGTGGACTAAGACCAGGATCAATACATTAAGAACAAATGCCATTGAATCATCTGTTAaattcacaattttattttacttttataaatttttcACTTTAAGTACATTTCTTCATCCAAGGCTATCTCTCTAAATAGAGTAACCATACATTAACAACAAAGTCAGTCAGAGTAAACAACTGTGGACTCCAAACAACCCCATGAGTGCATCCACGGGTTAGGCTCTCACTCTGTCTCATTCTGGAGGAAGGCAAACTCCTTCACAGGAAATCAACTGCAGACAATTCCACAGAGCAACAAATCCCAATGCATTGATTGGAAAATGATATCTTCCCAGTCCTTCACTGTTATAAATCAGAGACCAGAATGTCAGGGCAGCAGGTTCCATAAAGGAACTGAAACAAGTTTGCCGCATTAGGAGATAGTCTTGTGACCATAGTGTGAAGGGGACATGATCAGACTTAAAGTGGGAGTGCATTCAAAGGACCTCACACTAAAGGAAGCATGGTGGGGCTGTGAAGGTAGAGAGCTTGatgtgggagaggaggaaagtTATCTGCCTTGTACAGAATGATATGAGTtctaaaagggaaagagagacccCTCAGTGGGCCTCAATAACATCCTACAGAACAAATGTTTATTACTTGTACAGTGTGTCTGGGGGTAGGAAGTCCCTCACCATTTCATTGGTCAGACACAGTGTACTTGTGTCCTagtgctttctactgctgtgataaatgccatgactaaaagcaacttgggtaggaaacagtttatttgatgtatacatcccaatcacagtccatcattgagggaagctggTGTCAGAACTCAAACAGAAGTGATAGGCATGGAAGAAAGCTACTTACTGGTTTATTTCTAAGCTCTTTTTCAAGTACCTTTCTTATACCTCCAtgaaccacctgcccaagggtagcAGTGCCAAAAGTGGGCTGtgccatcccacatcaatcatcactCAAGAAAATGTCACACAGACACTTGTAATGGAAGTTCTTCCTCAATGGATGCT encodes:
- the LOC114682266 gene encoding olfactory receptor 7E24-like; amino-acid sequence: MGCYPVVYMSYLQKISRNKNMQNSTCVPEFHFIQLSEDPDVQTVLFGLFLFMYILALFGTLLIILTVSSDSHLHTPMYFFLSNLSIVDICFISVTVPRVIVDFQSHCQVISYVGCLKQMSLFTIFACIDDMLLSVMAYDRFVAICHPLYYQVIMNPSRCGVLLLWSFLLSFADLQWHYVAIFNSPKCEDFIEIYNFFCDPSEVLKLAYFDTVTNTIVKFSIGTLFGLIPISRIIFSYFKILSSIIKSPSSSGKHKTFSTCGSHLSTVCLFYGTGLGVYFSSSPSHTPGSNVVASVMYTVVTYVESLHLQPAEQGY